A window of the Bacteroidota bacterium genome harbors these coding sequences:
- the serS gene encoding serine--tRNA ligase, with protein sequence MLQLQFIRDNKEEVIRRLAKKHFKNEIVEKVFTLDADRRKTQAELDALKAEANQIAKQIGELMKAGKKAEADEVKNKSLALKDSEKKMQGILDGIEKETIDTLVLLPNLPNEIVPEGKTPAENKTVFTHGEIPKLHAGAKPHWDLAAQYNLIDFELGVKLTGAGFPVYKGKGAKLQRALINFFLDRATAAGYAEIQPPIMVNKDSGFGTGQLPDKEGQMYHATVDDLYLIPTAEVPITNIYRDVILKAEDFPIKNCGYTPCFRREAGSYGKDVRGLNRLHQFDKVEIVQIAHPKNSYAVLEEMREYVASLLKELELPFRTLLLCGGDMSFASAQTYDMEVFSAAQEKWLEVSSVSNFESFQSNRLKLRFKEGDAKPQLAHTLNGSALALPRIVAALLENNQTENGIKIPEALQPYTGFKIIN encoded by the coding sequence ATGCTCCAGTTACAATTCATCCGCGATAACAAAGAGGAAGTCATCCGCCGCCTTGCTAAAAAACATTTTAAAAACGAGATCGTAGAAAAAGTTTTTACGCTTGATGCTGACCGCAGAAAAACACAGGCCGAACTTGATGCGCTCAAAGCAGAAGCAAACCAAATCGCCAAACAGATCGGTGAATTGATGAAAGCGGGAAAAAAAGCGGAAGCCGATGAAGTGAAGAATAAAAGCCTGGCGCTGAAAGATTCTGAAAAAAAAATGCAGGGGATCCTGGATGGCATAGAAAAAGAAACGATCGATACGCTGGTGCTTTTACCAAATCTTCCGAATGAAATTGTTCCCGAAGGAAAAACTCCTGCCGAAAATAAAACCGTTTTTACACACGGAGAAATTCCAAAACTTCATGCCGGTGCAAAACCACACTGGGATCTTGCAGCGCAATACAACCTGATTGATTTTGAATTGGGCGTGAAACTCACCGGCGCGGGGTTTCCGGTTTACAAAGGAAAGGGCGCCAAACTGCAGCGAGCACTCATCAACTTTTTTCTCGATCGCGCTACGGCGGCAGGTTATGCTGAAATACAACCTCCGATTATGGTGAATAAAGATTCCGGTTTCGGCACGGGCCAACTTCCGGATAAAGAAGGACAGATGTACCACGCTACTGTCGATGATCTTTATCTTATTCCCACCGCCGAAGTTCCGATCACGAATATTTACCGCGATGTGATCCTGAAAGCAGAAGATTTCCCTATAAAAAATTGCGGTTACACCCCGTGTTTCCGCCGCGAAGCAGGATCGTACGGAAAAGATGTGCGCGGATTGAATCGCCTGCATCAATTCGACAAAGTGGAAATTGTACAGATCGCTCACCCGAAAAATTCCTATGCTGTTCTCGAAGAGATGCGCGAATATGTTGCCTCACTTTTAAAAGAACTGGAATTGCCTTTCCGCACATTATTGCTCTGCGGTGGCGATATGAGTTTTGCTTCGGCACAAACTTATGATATGGAAGTTTTTTCTGCAGCGCAGGAAAAATGGCTTGAAGTTAGTTCTGTTTCCAACTTCGAAAGTTTCCAGAGCAATCGTTTGAAATTGCGTTTCAAAGAAGGCGATGCAAAACCACAACTCGCACACACGCTCAACGGCAGCGCACTCGCTCTCCCGCGCATCGTAGCAGCATTGCTGGAAAATAATCAAACTGAAAACGGAATAAAAATTCCCGAAGCATTACAACCCTATACCGGTTTCAAAATCATTAACTGA
- a CDS encoding DUF4286 family protein — translation MILYNVTVNINDSVHDEWLNWMKTKHIPDVVATGCFSSGTIFRLMIEEESGTSYSIQYRAPNKAAIDRYLQNFAAELQKEHSEKYKDQFVAFRTLLEEVE, via the coding sequence ATGATCCTTTATAACGTCACCGTAAACATCAACGACTCCGTTCATGACGAATGGCTGAACTGGATGAAGACCAAACACATTCCCGATGTAGTTGCGACAGGGTGTTTTTCTTCCGGAACAATTTTCCGTTTGATGATCGAAGAAGAATCGGGAACCAGTTATTCCATCCAGTACCGCGCGCCGAATAAAGCGGCCATCGATCGTTACCTGCAAAACTTTGCTGCGGAATTGCAGAAGGAACATTCTGAAAAATACAAAGACCAATTTGTTGCATTCCGCACGTTACTCGAAGAAGTGGAGTGA
- a CDS encoding FAD-dependent monooxygenase, whose product MSNSKSITVVGAGLVGSLLSIYLAKRGYNVNVYERRADMRKNKMSAGKSINLALSDRGLRGLDGVGIGDEIRKIAIPMHGRFIHAQDGSTNFQPYGKKGQFINSVSRAGINMKLMDLAESMSNVKINFSEFCTAVDSRKGISKFTNENSKEEHSVTSDLVFGSDGAFSAARLSAMLGHDRFEYRQFYLEHGYKELHIPSGPNGEFLMEKNALHIWPRKDFMMIALPNIDGTFTCTLFMRFEGENSFGNIKTKEDVKAFFEKTFPDAIPLMPTLIEDYMHNPTASLVTVKCFPWTFDDKLALIGDAAHAIVPFYGQGMNCGFEDCVVLNELIDKHKENWHDIMEEYQQLRKPDGDAVADLAIGNFVEMRDKTADAKFILQKKIEAWFSEKHPDKWIPQYTMVTYRPDIRYSIAKERGMRNEQIMQEVMAGIPGIENNFQTEEVEKAILSRI is encoded by the coding sequence ATGAGTAATTCAAAATCAATTACAGTTGTCGGCGCAGGACTCGTCGGTTCTCTCCTCTCCATTTATCTCGCGAAGCGCGGGTATAATGTGAATGTGTACGAGCGTCGCGCGGATATGCGCAAGAATAAAATGAGCGCGGGAAAATCCATCAATCTCGCATTGAGCGATCGTGGTTTGCGCGGACTCGACGGAGTTGGCATTGGTGATGAGATCAGGAAAATTGCCATTCCCATGCACGGACGTTTCATTCACGCGCAGGATGGTTCTACAAATTTTCAGCCGTACGGAAAGAAAGGACAGTTCATCAATTCTGTTTCTCGTGCGGGAATAAATATGAAGCTGATGGATCTCGCGGAATCAATGAGCAATGTGAAAATAAATTTCAGCGAATTCTGCACTGCTGTCGATTCACGAAAAGGAATTTCAAAATTCACCAATGAAAATTCCAAAGAAGAACATTCTGTGACGAGCGATCTCGTTTTCGGAAGTGACGGCGCATTCTCCGCTGCGCGATTGAGCGCAATGCTCGGGCACGATCGTTTTGAGTATCGCCAGTTCTATCTCGAGCACGGCTATAAAGAATTGCACATTCCTTCAGGACCAAACGGCGAATTTCTCATGGAGAAAAACGCGCTGCACATCTGGCCGAGAAAAGATTTTATGATGATCGCGCTGCCGAATATTGACGGAACATTCACTTGTACACTCTTCATGCGATTTGAAGGAGAAAATTCATTCGGGAATATCAAAACGAAAGAAGATGTAAAAGCATTCTTTGAAAAAACTTTTCCCGATGCCATTCCATTAATGCCAACGCTGATCGAAGATTACATGCACAATCCAACTGCCTCACTCGTCACCGTAAAATGTTTTCCGTGGACGTTCGATGACAAACTCGCATTGATCGGTGATGCTGCACATGCGATCGTTCCATTCTATGGACAAGGCATGAATTGCGGATTTGAAGATTGCGTGGTGTTGAACGAACTCATTGATAAACACAAAGAGAATTGGCACGATATCATGGAAGAATATCAGCAGTTACGAAAACCCGACGGAGATGCTGTAGCGGATCTTGCCATCGGAAATTTTGTGGAGATGCGCGACAAAACAGCGGATGCGAAATTTATTCTGCAGAAAAAAATTGAAGCGTGGTTTTCCGAAAAACATCCGGACAAATGGATCCCGCAATACACGATGGTCACATATCGTCCGGACATTCGATATTCCATAGCGAAAGAACGTGGTATGCGCAATGAACAGATCATGCAGGAAGTGATGGCGGGCATTCCCGGAATTGAGAATAATTTTCAGACGGAAGAAGTGGAGAAGGCGATCCTCTCCAGGATCTGA
- the rplU gene encoding 50S ribosomal protein L21: protein MYAIVEIAGLQYKVSRKQRVFVHRLEAKEGTSVEFSKVLLIDNDGKITVGTPVVDGARVAAKVISHLQGDKVIVFKKKRRKGYRKLNGHRQQLTELLIQAVLGKGEKLSAEDAKLELASILELKERSRVKLLPQTFENGEEEEEEELEEGQEEEEEESEEEVTEVPEIEGEDDSTDEEESPKKKTTKSKKAPAKKTAAKKTTKKK, encoded by the coding sequence ATGTACGCAATTGTAGAAATAGCCGGGCTCCAGTACAAAGTGTCGCGCAAACAGAGAGTGTTTGTGCACCGCCTCGAAGCTAAAGAAGGTACATCTGTTGAATTCAGCAAGGTCCTTCTCATTGACAACGACGGAAAGATCACCGTCGGCACACCCGTTGTAGACGGCGCGCGTGTTGCAGCAAAAGTGATCTCTCATCTCCAGGGCGACAAAGTGATCGTGTTCAAAAAGAAACGCCGCAAGGGTTATCGCAAATTGAACGGACACCGCCAGCAACTCACTGAACTTCTCATCCAGGCGGTTCTGGGCAAAGGAGAAAAACTTTCTGCAGAAGATGCAAAACTCGAACTTGCTTCAATTCTCGAATTGAAAGAACGTTCAAGAGTGAAACTGCTTCCGCAGACTTTTGAGAACGGTGAAGAAGAGGAAGAAGAAGAACTCGAAGAGGGACAGGAGGAAGAGGAAGAAGAATCAGAAGAAGAGGTGACAGAAGTTCCCGAAATTGAGGGAGAAGATGATTCGACCGATGAAGAAGAATCTCCGAAGAAGAAAACTACTAAATCAAAAAAAGCTCCTGCAAAAAAAACAGCAGCAAAAAAAACGACTAAGAAAAAATAA
- the rsmA gene encoding 16S rRNA (adenine(1518)-N(6)/adenine(1519)-N(6))-dimethyltransferase RsmA: protein MTIRAKKHLGQHFLRDENIARKIAASLVHSDTYKKVLEIGPGMGVLTKYLLERKEFETWVVEVDRESVEYLKTNYPVLTGRIIEWDFLRLTLSEKFHEPIAVIGNFPYNISSQILFKIIEHRDLIPEAAGMFQKEVAGRVAAQPGNKTYGILSVLLQTWYNIEYLFTVSEHVFSPPPKVKSGVIRLVRNQRIVLPVDEKHFTAVVKAGFNQRRKTLRNALHAFKILPGNEGHVFFTKRAEQLSVDDFIALSLLVGKP from the coding sequence ATGACAATAAGGGCTAAAAAACATCTTGGCCAGCATTTTCTCCGCGATGAAAATATTGCCAGGAAGATCGCAGCTTCACTCGTACACAGCGATACTTATAAAAAAGTTCTGGAGATCGGGCCCGGAATGGGAGTGCTCACAAAATATTTACTGGAGCGGAAGGAATTTGAAACCTGGGTAGTGGAGGTGGATCGCGAATCGGTAGAATATTTAAAAACAAATTACCCGGTTCTCACCGGCCGCATCATCGAATGGGATTTTCTCCGGCTCACACTTTCTGAAAAATTCCACGAACCAATCGCGGTCATCGGGAATTTTCCCTACAATATTTCTTCGCAGATCCTTTTTAAGATCATTGAACACCGTGATCTTATTCCGGAAGCTGCCGGTATGTTCCAGAAAGAAGTGGCCGGTCGTGTTGCAGCACAACCCGGGAATAAAACGTACGGGATACTTTCGGTTCTCCTTCAAACGTGGTACAACATCGAATACCTTTTCACCGTAAGTGAACATGTTTTTTCCCCTCCTCCAAAAGTGAAATCGGGCGTGATACGACTGGTGAGAAATCAACGCATTGTATTACCGGTTGATGAAAAACATTTCACTGCAGTAGTGAAGGCCGGTTTTAACCAGCGCAGAAAAACACTTCGTAATGCACTTCATGCATTTAAAATCCTTCCCGGAAATGAAGGCCATGTTTTTTTTACCAAACGTGCCGAACAACTGAGCGTCGATGATTTCATCGCACTCTCGCTTTTAGTGGGGAAACCTTAA
- a CDS encoding VWA domain-containing protein, with product MKTFFTDSIPQIIATIFCCVNSYFLTAQNGNLVINPSFESSTTPPIKTWIPWMHAGDTIVPGWTTPNGMSSDYFNSDISSCDGVPIVLARTGQGRCGLIFGREDYSSGEDDNYREYVQGSFSHPLVAGKKYSVKFYVALDRSSNKTVKDVGCFITKDPGRPHALVLDPQLDTNKLKAAQCPWCPQDMMLDFLANPQIVDDEYISASDGWVKISGIYTATGGEKYITIGNFSHSKYKSIAAYNDTVRSSDHIRRSAYFWLDDVSVTLYDSTAYKNTMEDPGDYYLFLLDVSGSMKFSDHLELMKNEIKKFADSLNPDNNIGLLAFSDHCNLLLPFTPATDSRRIDTMIGKLVAGGVTDGDLAIRTVSWFLDSLQLQSRCHIIMATDGIFEIKTTTMELADSLLGKDSADLCVLQFGNKRNVDLRKISQSVPGSKYVSVHHEKNIAAILDKQLPPSNAADRPRRDPDAVYYTSTLELLYENMRACPQCYPNTSRRTWWKIYHE from the coding sequence GTGAAAACATTTTTTACTGATTCCATTCCACAAATAATTGCAACTATTTTTTGTTGCGTGAATTCTTATTTTCTCACTGCGCAGAATGGAAACCTTGTCATCAATCCGAGTTTCGAATCAAGCACAACTCCGCCGATAAAAACCTGGATCCCGTGGATGCATGCAGGCGATACTATTGTTCCGGGCTGGACAACTCCCAATGGAATGTCGTCCGATTATTTCAATTCAGATATTTCTTCCTGCGATGGAGTTCCCATCGTATTGGCAAGAACAGGGCAGGGCAGATGTGGATTGATATTCGGAAGAGAGGATTATTCCAGTGGAGAAGATGATAATTATCGTGAATATGTGCAGGGAAGTTTTTCGCATCCGCTCGTTGCCGGAAAAAAATATTCAGTGAAATTTTATGTGGCGCTCGATCGTTCCAGCAATAAAACTGTAAAGGATGTGGGCTGTTTTATTACAAAAGATCCGGGAAGGCCACATGCACTTGTTCTCGATCCGCAACTTGACACCAACAAACTGAAAGCGGCTCAATGTCCGTGGTGTCCGCAGGATATGATGCTGGATTTTCTTGCAAATCCGCAGATCGTGGATGATGAATACATCAGTGCTTCTGACGGATGGGTGAAAATTTCCGGGATCTATACAGCAACGGGCGGAGAAAAATATATCACGATCGGAAATTTTTCGCATTCGAAATACAAATCAATTGCTGCATACAACGACACGGTTCGCTCGTCCGATCATATTCGCCGCAGCGCTTACTTCTGGCTCGACGATGTTTCTGTTACGCTTTACGATAGCACTGCCTATAAAAACACGATGGAAGATCCGGGAGATTATTATTTATTTCTTCTCGATGTATCGGGCTCCATGAAATTTTCGGATCATCTTGAGTTGATGAAAAATGAAATAAAAAAATTTGCTGATAGTCTGAACCCCGATAACAATATCGGCCTCCTTGCTTTTTCAGATCATTGCAATTTGCTTCTTCCGTTCACACCTGCGACAGATTCCCGGCGCATCGATACGATGATCGGCAAACTTGTTGCCGGCGGAGTTACCGATGGTGATCTTGCCATTCGCACCGTGAGTTGGTTCCTGGATTCGCTGCAACTTCAATCACGTTGCCACATCATCATGGCGACGGATGGAATTTTTGAAATAAAAACAACAACGATGGAACTTGCCGATTCTCTTTTGGGAAAAGACAGTGCGGATCTTTGCGTTTTGCAATTCGGCAATAAAAGAAATGTTGATCTCCGGAAAATTTCTCAGTCAGTTCCTGGCAGCAAATATGTGAGTGTGCATCACGAAAAAAATATTGCTGCAATTCTCGACAAGCAACTTCCGCCGTCAAATGCAGCCGATCGCCCGCGAAGAGATCCGGATGCAGTTTATTACACGAGCACGCTCGAACTTCTTTACGAGAATATGCGCGCCTGCCCGCAGTGTTATCCCAATACTTCGCGCAGAACCTGGTGGAAAATTTATCATGAGTGA
- the kynU gene encoding kynureninase codes for MHFDNTIAFAREQDEKDPLRKFRDRFHIPQFNGEDVVYFTGNSLGLQPKTVRKFIEQELEDWEVHGVEGHFHAKNPWYSYHELLTEKTARLVGAKPIEVVVMNQLTSNIHFLFVSFYRPRGLRYKILIEQKAFPSDQYAVESQVRFHGYDPEDAIIELHPREGEHNIRTEDIISTIEKHKDELALVFIGGVNYYSGQVFDMKTITTAAHKAGAYVGYDLAHAAGNIILHLHDWNVDFACWCSYKYLNSGPGSVGGVFIHEKHAHTELKRFAGWWGHDKDVRFKMEKGFVPIPGAEGWQLSNAPVFSMAAHNAALEIFDEVGMDRLCNKTTRLSGFLEYVIDDISTDHENCLEIITPRDWAQRGCQVSVIAHGYGRDLFDKLMRNGVWPDWRNPNVIRMAPVPLYNSFEDVWRFGEKLVEAMK; via the coding sequence ATGCATTTCGATAACACCATTGCCTTTGCGCGCGAACAGGACGAAAAAGATCCGCTGAGAAAATTCCGCGACCGTTTTCATATTCCGCAATTCAACGGAGAAGATGTTGTTTATTTTACCGGTAATTCTCTCGGACTTCAACCGAAAACAGTTCGGAAATTCATTGAGCAGGAACTCGAAGATTGGGAAGTACACGGAGTGGAAGGACATTTTCACGCGAAGAATCCCTGGTATTCCTATCACGAATTACTTACAGAAAAAACAGCACGGCTCGTTGGAGCAAAACCAATTGAAGTTGTAGTTATGAATCAACTCACTTCGAATATTCATTTTCTTTTCGTTTCGTTTTATCGTCCGCGTGGATTGCGTTATAAAATTCTCATCGAGCAAAAAGCATTTCCTTCCGATCAATATGCGGTGGAATCGCAAGTGAGATTTCACGGATACGATCCCGAAGATGCGATCATTGAATTGCATCCTCGCGAAGGAGAACACAACATCCGCACGGAAGATATTATTTCCACGATCGAAAAACATAAAGACGAACTCGCACTCGTTTTCATCGGTGGAGTGAATTATTACAGCGGCCAGGTGTTCGACATGAAAACGATCACAACGGCTGCGCACAAGGCGGGCGCGTATGTAGGTTACGATCTTGCTCATGCTGCAGGAAATATTATTTTACATCTCCACGACTGGAATGTGGATTTTGCGTGTTGGTGCTCTTACAAATATCTCAACAGTGGCCCCGGAAGTGTGGGCGGAGTTTTCATTCACGAAAAACATGCGCACACAGAGTTGAAACGTTTTGCCGGATGGTGGGGACATGATAAAGATGTGCGTTTTAAAATGGAAAAGGGATTCGTTCCTATTCCCGGCGCAGAAGGATGGCAATTGAGCAATGCTCCTGTTTTTTCTATGGCGGCCCACAATGCGGCACTGGAAATTTTTGATGAGGTGGGAATGGACAGGTTGTGTAATAAGACAACCCGGCTTTCCGGTTTTCTCGAATACGTGATCGATGACATTTCCACCGACCATGAAAATTGTCTCGAGATCATCACCCCGCGCGACTGGGCGCAGCGCGGATGCCAGGTGAGCGTGATCGCACATGGATACGGGCGCGATTTGTTCGACAAACTTATGCGCAATGGTGTATGGCCCGACTGGAGAAATCCAAATGTGATTCGTATGGCGCCGGTGCCGCTGTATAATTCGTTTGAAGATGTGTGGAGATTCGGAGAGAAATTAGTAGAAGCAATGAAATAG
- the rpmA gene encoding 50S ribosomal protein L27, with the protein MAHKKGEGKVKNGRESEAKRLGIKIYGGQFAVAGNIIVRQRGTRHFAGANVGMGKDHTLFALTDGVVKFTKKRDDRSYVSVEPAKAE; encoded by the coding sequence ATGGCACACAAAAAAGGTGAAGGTAAAGTAAAGAATGGCCGCGAATCGGAAGCAAAACGATTGGGCATAAAGATCTACGGCGGACAATTCGCTGTGGCCGGCAACATCATCGTACGTCAGCGCGGCACACGCCACTTCGCAGGCGCGAACGTAGGTATGGGAAAAGATCATACATTATTTGCATTGACAGACGGCGTTGTGAAATTCACGAAGAAACGCGATGATCGTTCTTACGTTTCTGTTGAACCCGCGAAAGCCGAATAA
- a CDS encoding Fic family protein — translation MDIKDFRAGKYLSADDYKFFLPEKVNHPWEIHAPEIHTLLEKATAKLSALNAHSEVLPDADLFIRMHVAKEATTSSRIEGTQTFMDDTVLEKTQVDPELRDDWQEVQNYISALKSAMNSLKKLPLSKRLLRDTHRVLMRGVRACPPKLRSALRRRGKNKSPGEFRRSQNWIGGSSPKNAVFVPPQASHVEELMSDLEKFLHNDSISVPHLVRIAIAHYQFETIHPFLDGNGRIGRLLITLYLVDKEVLEKPALYLSDYFERNRGLYYEHLTRAHTGNDLSHWLNFFLTGIIETADKSTATLKAIVALKANIEQKRIPKLGKRAPLAMKALHFLLQKPIINASEFMDELSVSKPTAHALAKDLVRLKILKERTGFRRNRIFVFEEYMELFRK, via the coding sequence ATGGACATCAAAGACTTCCGTGCGGGCAAATACCTCAGCGCCGATGATTACAAATTCTTCCTCCCGGAGAAAGTGAATCATCCCTGGGAAATTCATGCACCGGAGATCCATACGCTTCTCGAGAAAGCCACTGCCAAGCTCAGCGCATTGAATGCCCACAGCGAAGTGCTTCCCGATGCAGATCTTTTCATTCGCATGCACGTAGCGAAAGAAGCGACCACTTCCAGCCGCATCGAAGGAACGCAGACATTCATGGATGATACTGTACTTGAGAAAACACAAGTGGATCCGGAACTGCGCGACGACTGGCAGGAAGTACAGAATTATATAAGCGCATTGAAGTCGGCGATGAACTCGCTGAAAAAACTTCCGTTGTCGAAACGCCTGTTGCGTGATACGCATCGTGTGCTCATGCGCGGCGTGCGGGCCTGCCCGCCGAAGCTCAGGTCTGCGCTACGCAGGCGGGGAAAAAATAAATCGCCGGGGGAATTTCGCAGATCGCAGAACTGGATCGGTGGTTCCTCTCCTAAGAATGCAGTGTTCGTTCCTCCGCAAGCTTCACACGTGGAAGAACTGATGAGCGATCTCGAAAAATTCCTGCACAACGATTCGATCAGTGTTCCGCATTTGGTTCGAATTGCCATTGCGCATTACCAGTTCGAAACCATTCACCCGTTTCTCGACGGCAACGGACGTATCGGAAGATTGCTCATCACACTTTATCTCGTGGACAAAGAAGTGCTGGAAAAACCTGCGCTTTATCTTTCTGATTATTTCGAACGCAATCGCGGTTTGTATTACGAGCATCTCACGCGCGCGCACACTGGAAATGATCTTTCGCACTGGCTGAATTTTTTTCTCACCGGAATAATTGAGACCGCAGATAAAAGCACGGCTACACTGAAAGCGATCGTCGCGTTGAAAGCGAACATTGAACAGAAGAGAATTCCGAAACTCGGCAAACGCGCTCCACTCGCGATGAAGGCGCTGCATTTTTTATTGCAGAAACCGATCATCAACGCCAGTGAATTCATGGATGAACTCAGCGTTTCGAAACCAACTGCTCATGCGCTCGCGAAAGATCTCGTGCGACTGAAAATTCTGAAAGAGAGAACAGGATTCAGAAGGAACAGAATATTTGTATTTGAAGAATACATGGAACTTTTCAGGAAGTGA
- a CDS encoding tetratricopeptide repeat protein — MKNFLLLIFLFIAPLFVKAQDSIPGKNNSTDEQLAAQYYAEGDYEKAEVYYEKLYNRTPINVYYDYYLNCLLYTKDFKKAEKTVKKQSSRNPGDLTFHVDLGRVYGAEGDSAKEKKEFMNGVNAVDASYSANAVIDLANAFLGVNEPDFAIKALLQGRKVLKDVYTFNVELADVYAIKKDYVSMVNEYLDMLTINVAYKQQVQNRLQAKLDADENDLIAPVLKTELIRRAQKNPDEMIWSEMLIWFYMQQKNFPAALIQAKAIDKRKKLDGSDILALAATARANGDYETAEDAYDYVIGLGKNGFNYREARIEKINTEYQKITVGGNYTQDEIISLQSEMNSTLDELGRDVKTVELIRTLAHLQAFYLFDTKNSIKMLEDALTITGLSPMQVAQVKLELGDVLLLDGQVWEASLRYSQVEKAFEYDPIGQEAKYRNAKIAFYIGDFKWAQVQLDVLKSATSKLISNDAMYLSILITENLALDSNPDPLMKFAHADLMIFQNRYDIAILDLDSIDKLYPTHALEDDVLHLRYQIAYKQQKWTEAAGYLEKIISNYGTDILGDDATFELAQLYDTKLNDKAKAMEYYQDVFTNYPGSTFATDARKRFRELRGDKISQ, encoded by the coding sequence ATGAAAAACTTCCTGCTGCTGATCTTTCTTTTCATCGCACCGCTTTTCGTAAAAGCGCAGGACAGTATTCCCGGAAAAAATAATTCTACTGATGAACAACTCGCAGCGCAGTATTACGCAGAGGGTGATTATGAAAAAGCAGAAGTGTATTATGAGAAATTGTATAATCGCACGCCGATCAATGTGTATTATGATTATTACCTGAATTGCCTGCTCTACACAAAAGATTTCAAGAAAGCAGAGAAGACCGTGAAGAAACAGAGTTCGCGCAATCCCGGCGATCTTACTTTTCATGTCGATCTCGGTAGAGTTTATGGAGCAGAAGGAGATTCTGCAAAAGAGAAAAAAGAATTTATGAATGGTGTGAATGCGGTCGACGCAAGTTATTCGGCCAACGCGGTGATCGATCTTGCCAATGCATTTTTGGGTGTGAACGAACCGGATTTTGCGATCAAGGCATTATTACAGGGAAGAAAAGTGTTGAAAGATGTTTACACCTTCAACGTGGAACTTGCCGATGTGTACGCGATAAAAAAAGATTATGTGTCGATGGTGAATGAATACCTTGATATGCTCACGATCAATGTGGCTTACAAACAGCAAGTGCAGAATCGCCTGCAGGCAAAACTCGATGCAGATGAAAACGATCTCATTGCACCTGTACTGAAAACAGAATTGATCAGGCGCGCACAGAAAAATCCGGATGAGATGATCTGGTCCGAAATGCTCATCTGGTTTTACATGCAGCAGAAAAATTTCCCGGCCGCACTCATCCAGGCAAAAGCGATCGACAAAAGAAAAAAACTGGATGGCTCCGATATTCTTGCACTCGCTGCGACCGCGCGCGCGAATGGAGATTATGAAACGGCAGAAGATGCTTATGATTATGTGATCGGTCTCGGTAAGAATGGGTTCAATTACCGGGAAGCAAGAATTGAAAAAATAAATACCGAATACCAGAAGATCACGGTCGGTGGAAATTACACGCAGGATGAAATTATTTCTTTGCAATCGGAAATGAATTCCACGCTCGATGAACTTGGCCGCGATGTAAAAACGGTGGAACTCATACGCACACTCGCGCACCTGCAGGCCTTTTATCTTTTTGATACGAAGAATTCCATCAAAATGCTGGAGGACGCGCTCACGATCACCGGCCTCTCTCCTATGCAGGTGGCACAGGTAAAACTCGAACTCGGTGATGTGCTCCTGCTCGACGGGCAAGTGTGGGAAGCATCGCTTCGTTATTCGCAGGTGGAGAAAGCATTTGAATATGACCCTATAGGCCAGGAAGCAAAATACCGCAATGCGAAAATTGCTTTTTACATCGGCGATTTCAAATGGGCGCAGGTGCAACTGGATGTTCTAAAGAGCGCCACTTCAAAATTAATTTCGAACGATGCGATGTATCTTTCCATTCTCATTACAGAAAATCTTGCGCTCGACAGTAATCCCGATCCGCTGATGAAATTTGCACATGCCGACCTGATGATCTTTCAGAATCGCTACGACATTGCCATTCTCGATCTTGATTCCATTGACAAATTATACCCCACGCATGCACTCGAAGACGATGTGCTTCACCTGCGTTACCAAATCGCTTACAAGCAGCAGAAGTGGACCGAAGCAGCAGGTTATCTCGAAAAAATAATTTCAAATTATGGTACGGATATTCTTGGTGACGATGCCACGTTTGAACTCGCGCAACTTTACGACACGAAACTGAACGATAAAGCAAAAGCGATGGAGTATTATCAGGATGTTTTTACAAATTACCCGGGAAGTACTTTTGCCACTGATGCACGGAAACGTTTCCGTGAACTGAGGGGAGATAAAATTTCACAATAA